GGCTCTCCGAATGGTTCTGGCGCGCATGGCGTTCCGGCAGTTGCAGTTCAGAATAATACGAACATCACAATCAACGTCGCCGGACGGCATACTGATTTGTCGCAGCCGAGTTTTGCCAACACGTCGTTGGGACGCATTGAACCGATACAACCATCGGACGACGGAAGCTTGACCGAGGCACTGCAAGATGCACCGCCTTGGCTGGGAAGTCTGGTGATTCACATGGTATTGCTCATTGCCATGGGGTTAATGGTGGTCACCTTGAAAAGGAAGGATACTGCCTCGATCGAGGCCTCTGTCTACAGCGAAAGCGATCAACAGGGAAACCAGCTATTGGAAGATAACCGTGAAGGACTCTCGACTGACACGCCTGATCCTACCGTTGATAAAACCATGTGGTCGCCCGTCGAATTGCCCCCAGTTTCGGATCCCCTGGCGTTGCCGCCTTTGGCGAGTGAATTTGCGCCGCATGGCATGTTCTTGGGAACAAATAATAATCGGCCCAGCGATGTGCCCTTTGGAATAGCACTCAGTGGACGTGAAAGAGGCATGAAACAGGCGCTGATTGGCAAATACGGCGGCAATGCCTCAACCGAAGAGGCCGTGTATCGCGCCTTAGAGTGGTTGAAACGCAATCAGCGGCCCAACGGTTTTTGGACGCTCAACGGGCCGTATTCCGACGGAGGTGAAGCCGAAAACAAAACCACTGCCACCGCGCTGGCGCTGCTGGCCTTTCAGGGTGCAGGTTATACGCCGCAGTATAACGGCGACTATAAACACGACTACAAACAGGTCCTCAAGAAGGGCTGGGACGCACTGCTGAAAATGCAGGCCAACGATGGGGAGTTCCTCATCGAGAACTCGCCCTACTATCACCAAATGTATAGCCACGCGCAGGCTACGATTGCTTTGTGCGAGCTGTATGGCATGACGCACGATTCTATTTATCGTAGCGCGGCGGAAAAGGCGGTCAGTTTTTGCGTGAAATCGCAAGATGCGGCGGGCGGCTGGCGTTACAATCCGAACTCGGAATCCGACACCTCAGTGACCGGTTGGTTCGTGATGGCTTTACAAAGCGCTAAGATGGCGGGTTTAGAAGTGCCCAGCACTACGTTTGCGAACATCTCTCGCTATCTCGATAGCGCCCAAGACGAAACCGGCGGTCGATACCGTTACCAGCCGAATGGAGCACTTAACCATGCCATGTGTGCCGAAGGGTTGCTGTGTCGAGAATACCTCGGTTGGAAACAAGACGACCCGCGATTGATCAGCGGCGTCGAAAACCTGTCGGGCCAGCCAATCAACGATATGGAAATCAACGTTTACTACTGGTATTACGCGACACAGGTAATGCACCACATCGGCGGTACTTATTGGAAACGATGGAACGACGTCATGCGGCAATACATTCCCGAGACGCAAATCAAAAAAGGATCCGAGGAAGGAAGCTGGGATCCCACCGGCGACCGTTGGGGAACCCAAGGCGGGCGTTTATACGTTACCTGCCTGCGCACGTTCATGCTGGAAGTGTATTATCGCCACTTGCCCATCTATGGAGATATCTACCAAACGGTGAAATCCGAGGCGAATACTCAACAAGCTCAGCAAAAGCCGGACGGAAAATCGGATAAAAACTCGCCGGCGGAAACGGAGCAGCCGAAATCTGAGCCGCCCAAGTCGGAAAATTAATCTTTGAAAAATTAATCTTACTGCGGCAATGGAACGCGTAATATTTCGGCCAACTTGACCAGCGCCGCCCAGTTGCCATCGTCCAAGGGAATGCCGTTTTTTCGCCGTGTCGCAGCCGTTTTACGCTCCGGGTCGCCAGGCAACAGGATCTCGCTCTCGCCGTCAATCTTTGGACAATCGCGCACGAATTTGATGAGTTCCAGCACTTCGTCGGCAAAGTGTTTGCCGCCTCCAACATGCCTTGGATCAACCACCATGGCGAACACGCAGTTGCCGAGCTGATTGATCGGCTTTTCGCGAATGCAGACCCCGCCGGAAAGCGCGCCGGCGAAAATCTCGACCATCAATCCCAAGGCAAAGCCCTTGTGGGGTTGGTCGCCGCCAAAGGGGCGAATGGTTCCCGGCGGCTCGCCGTATAGGGAATGCGGATCATTGGTCGGACGGCCTTCGTTATCCAACAACCATCCGTCGGGACAGGGCTGGCCGGCAATTCGCTTCACGCGAACTTTGCCTTCGGCGGTTGCGCTGGTGCCGAAATCCATGACTAACGCTCCGTCCGGATGCGGCACCCCTATGGCAATCGGATTGGTTCCTAACCGCGGAGCCTTGCCGCCCGGTGGCGCAACCCGTCGCGCCACTCCATGCGTGTTGACCATGATTTGCGACACCATGCCGGCCGCCGCCGCTTGTTCGCAATACTCGCCCAATCGTCCAATGTGGCCGCTGTGTATGAGTGTTCCCACCGCCACGCCGCTGGTGCGCGCCAATTCGATCAGCCGCTCCATCAATCGCCGGGCTTGGGTTTGGCCGAAGCCCCAATTTCCCTCTGCCTGAACCAGCGACGGCGTTTGCTTGATGATCGTGAATTCCGCGCCCGGCTTGACGTCTCCTTTCGTTACTCCGTCCAGGTAATACGGAATGCGCATGACGCCGTGCGAATCGTGCCCCATCAAATTGGCGTTAACCAGGCTGCTGCCAACCCCTTGGGCTTCTTCGCGAGGCACGCCGCCGGCTTCTAATAATGCAACCGCAAACAAGTTGAGCTTCTCGGCAGGAATGTTCGGCATGGGTTAAGGGTCCATCATTGAGTTTTCAAAAATCAAAAGGTTGCATTATTGCCATTGCCGCAGCGCTTCGTAAGCTGCAATGGCCACGCTATTCGATAAATTCAAGCTCCGCACTTGCTCGCGAATAGGAATTCGCACGGTCCGGTCGCGCTGGGCGTCCAACAGCGCCCGTGGCAAACCGCATGATTCCCCGCCGAACACAAGAATATCGCCGCGCTGAAACTTGATGTCGGTGTAAATTTGCTTCGCCGTTTTGGTGAACAACCACGGCTGCCTGCCGGGCGATTCCTGGCCCAGCCGCGCCAGCAATGCCGCCCAGTCATCAACAATCTCGCATTCCAAATGTTCCCAGTAGTCCAGGCCGGCGCGACGCAAATAGTAATCATCCATGCGGAATCCCAACGGCCGTACCAGCCACAATTTGGCGCCCACTGCCACGCAGGTACGGCCTACGCTGCCGGTGTTGTACGGTATTTCCGGCTGGTGCAGTACAACGTGCATGATGGGTTCATAGTTCATTCCTCGGCCATACCGCGCCGGCTCCGTGGCGTCAAGGGTTCGACGCACGGCTCGCACACTTGCATTCACCCTTTGCAGCAGAGAGACTGATCGTCTGTAAGACTGCTTCATTTCATCACCGGATTTGGCCCATGCCCGACACTCGAATTACCAAATACACGCAAGCGTTGCAATTTGCCGAGCGGCAAGTCGCCGCGCTGACCGAAAAACATGCCAACTTCTTTCCCATTTACACAGTCCAGGGAAAGTGGCGCCACGCCGGCGAGTTGTGGACCGATTGGACCGGCGGCTTCCTGGCCGGCATGATGTGGCAATTCCACCGCCGCACCGGCAATCCCCAATGGCGGGCTCGGGCGGAACACTATTCCAAGCTGCTGGAGCAGCGCCAGTTCGACCGCAAAGTTCACGACCTCGGCTTCATTTTCTTGAACACCTATTTGCCGTGGTATCAATTGACGCACGACGCCCGGCTGAACCAGGTGCTCATTCAAGCGGGGCGCACCCTGGCCATGCGATTCATGGAACAGGGGCAGTATTTGCAATCGTTCGTCGCGCCGGAATCGCTGTTCATCGACATCATGATGAACGTGCCGATCATTTTTTACGCCGCCCAGGAAACCAACGACAACAACTTGTTCCGCGTTGCCACGGCCCATTGCCGCACTACCCGCGAAACCATCGTGCGGTCTGATGGCTCCACGGCCCACGAAGGCATTTTCGATTTGCAAACCGGCGAGTTCTTGCGTCAAACCACGCATCAAGGCTTGCGGGACGACAGCGCCTGGGCCCGCGGCCTGGCCTGGTCTTTGTACGGCTACAGCAAAGTGGTCGCGCTCACCAGCAGCAGCGAATTTTTGGAAGTGGCGGAGCGAAACGCGGCCTACTGGCTGTCGCACTTGCCGGCCGACAAAGTTCCCTACTGGGATTTCAACGCCGATCTTTCGCAGCCGGCCCCCTGGGGCGCTCAAAAGGAAACCTCCGCCGGCGCCATCGCCGCCAGCGGGCTGTTGGATTTGGCCAACCAAACCAAATCGCGCGAGCGTGCCAGTGATTATCGCGAAACCGCCTTGGCTATGCTCGATGCCCTGTGCAGCCCGCAATACTTGGCCAGCGACACGCCTGGTTGGGAAGGCATTTTGAAGCATGGCGTGTACCACACCAAGAAAAACCTGGGCGTGGACGAATCAGTCATGTGGGGCGAATTCTTCTTTGTCGAAGCGCTGACCAAGGCGGTTCAAGCCAACCTGTAACCCATCCGAATTCAAATCTTGTAATCGAGGATCATCATCATGGAATGGGAAGGCCAGCGCGAAAGTGAAAACGTGGAAGACGACCGCGCTTCCGGCGGTGCGGGCTTGTTCGGCACCAGCATGTTCGGCGGCAGTCTGCCCGGCGGGCCAATGGTGTTTCATGGCGGCTTGGGCTCGCTGATCGTCATTGTCGTCTTGTGCGCCGTATTTCACGTTAATCCCATGCAGCTCTTGCAGCAGGGGGCGCCGCAAAATCCCGGCGGATTTCCCGGCGCCGGCGGCGGTTTTCAAGGGGCAAATCCACTGGGCCAGCAGCAAGGCGGCGGCGTTGCCAACGATCCGGCTGAAGATAAGCTCGTCTCCTTCGTGAAAGTTGTCCTGGCCGATACCGAAGACGTGTGGACCGCCCAATTCCAAAAAATGGGCAAGCAATATCGCAAGCCCACGTTGCATTTGTTCCGCAACTCTGTGGACACCGCCTGCGGATTTTCCAGCGCCGCGGTCGGACCGTTTTATTGCCCGGAAGATGAAAAAGTGTATCTCGATCTCAGCTTTTTCGACGAGTTGCAAAACCGCTTTCACTCGCCGGGCAACTTTGCTCAGGCGTATGTCATCGCCCACGAAGTCGGACATCACGTGCAAAAGCTGCTGGGCATTACCGATAAAGTCGATGCGCTGCGGCAGCGGTCCAGCGAAAAACAATCGAACGCGCTTTCCGTGCGGCTGGAGTTGCAGGCCGATTTTCTCGCCGGCGTGTGGGCGCACGATATTCAGCAAACCAAGCATGTGCTCGATCCGGGCGACATCGAAAACGCGCTGCATGCGGCCAGCGCCATCGGCGACGACCGGCTGCAAAAAGCGGCCCGGGGTTACGTCGTGCCCGATTCCTTCACCCACGGCACCAGTGCCCAGCGGGTAAAGTGGTTCAAAAAAGGATTCGACACCGGCGACATCAGCCAAGGAGATACATTTAGCGCGGAAGATTTGTAGGGGCTGGGTAGCAAGCGTCTGGTGGCCTGGTGGATGGTGGCCTGGGATCTGGTTCGCCGACCACCGTTTCGCGGCGGTCAGTGAGCCCACAGAGCTTCAATTCCGGGGACTCGGCGGCACTCGGCCCCGGCCACCCAAAAATTTTTGAGATGAACTGACACGCTACTGATAAATTGCGCTGTTTCCAATTCGCGGGCCAACAGCGTACACTGAATTGGTCCGGCCGAGCGGCTCGGATATCGTTCTCTACCCGTCCAATCAACAGGTTTCTCATGAGCACGCAGGATTGCACCGAGGAATGCACCGAAAAAGAAGATGTTTGTCGGATTTTAATTGTCGAAGACAATGACGATGCCGCTACGTTTTTAAAATTGGCCATCGAAGATCGCGGGCACGAAGTCGAGCACGTTCGTAACGGCACGGAGGCGCTCGTGGTGGCGGTCACGTACCGACCGCACATTGTGCTGGTCGATATTTGCTTGCCGGGGCTCGATGGTCACTACGTGAGCCAGAAATTGCGGCAATCGCACGCCGATATTTTCATTATTGCCACCACAGGGCAAAGCCGGGTGGAAGATTTAGAGCGCTCGCGCGCGGCCGGCTGCGATCATCACCTGGTCAAGCCGCTCGACCTGGCGCACGTGCTGGCGCTGATCGAAAATTGGAAAGCCCATGGCGGCTGTCATGCGGGAAAGTAGAATCTGCCGGGAATTATGTCGATGACGAATCGCTCAGCCATTGGGAACGCGGGCCGGCGCAGTCAAAGCCAGCAGGATTAAGAGGGGGAGTGACAAGATCCAGACGTCGAAACGGGGTGTCGCTGCCGCAGCCAGCACCGCTCCTGCGAGAAATGCAGCCCACAGGGCCGCCAACAGAAAAGCCCGGCGAAAATGCGTATCGCGCACCGACTGTGCATCTTTCAGCGGCGCCCGCTTAAGAGCCAGGGCGAAGTGGCTGCCTATTTTGTTCAGCGTGCCGGTAACGAATGTCAAATTCACTGCTTCGGCGCCAAAATGAGAAAGCGTTGTGTTCATGACACCCATGGCGAAACTGAGCGTGGCGATATTTACTAGCTGATTGATGGAGGCCAACTGTGCGACACCGATGCTCACTGCCAGCAAGGCTGCGACCAAGCCAAACTTGGGCCGCTGAGATCGACGCGTGCTGGGATCAACGAAGAGTGTTCCTGCAAACACACCGGCCACAAATAGCACAATTGCCGTGAAGGTGGAAATGGCCGCGAAGAAATCGCCTTGGCCCGTGGTAATGCCACTTTGCGTGGTGTTCCCGCTCATGAAGGACATGTACGTGCGGTAGCGGATAAAACCATAGGCATCCACATAGCCAGCAATCATGGCCAGCACGGCGGCGACCCATGGCGCTGTTTTCGCAGAAGCAGGAACGGACGATTGCGCTGAATTCGGGGATGTATCCATATTGTGCTCGCTGATCGCTGGTTTCTATCGACAAGAAATGCAAACTTCGCGGCAGGCTCCTTTATAGTGAGAGTTCGGGGAAAAACCATTCGTCTGCAACGAATTGCCAATAACCAGGCCGTTTGGGCGCGAAGGAAATTGCTGCAGCGAAGCATGACGTGTCGTGCGAAGCTATTTCAGCATCATTGCGCAGCGGAAGCGGCCGGCAGATGGGTGGCAATAACCTGCCGCGCAATGCGGCGCGCAATGTGAACCGCCTGGGGATTGCGCGTGACGTGCTTGGTGACGTACACGCCTTCCATAATCAGGCACAATTCTTGGGCTAGCACACGCGGTTGCAAAGCGCCGGCTTCGGTGGCAATGCGCTCGATCAGCGCTTCCATGCTTTGCTTGCTGCGGGCGGCCGCCTGATGTGCCGGATCGTGCGGCAACGGAAACTCCATGGCCGCGTTCACGAAAATGCAGCCTGCGAAATCGTCGCCGGCGGTAATGAAATCGACCACGTCGAACAGCGCCATGAGCTTGCTTTCGCCCGATTCCCCACCGCGCTGGTGAACCATGTCGGCGAAGGTTTGCCGCAGCCATTGATCTTTGTCGTCCAGGACGGCCAGCATCAGATCGTCCTTCGACTCGAAATGCTTGTAGAAAGCCGTTTTGCTGATGCCCACATCGGAGAGAATTTGATCGATGCCGACGTTGCGGAACCCGTCGCGATAAAAGCGCTTGGCGGCCGCTTCGATCAATTTTTTGCGCGTCGGCGAGGGCATGTTAGGAACTAGGGGCTAGGGACTAGGGGTTAGAGGTGAGGGAATAGGGTGATGAGGTGATAAGGTGACGAGATAGTGGCTGTGTACTAGCAGTCAACCAAATGGTGTACTGGAAGTCAACTTTGCAGCGAACAGGTTTATGCGCATACTTGGGCGGCTAAGGGAGTGATGTCGCCTAATTTTGAGAGGAGCGAGCATGAAACGTGGGATTTATTTGGCGTATGGGGTAGGGTGCTATTTGATGTTCTTCGCCGTGTACGCCTACATGGCCGGCTTCGTGGGGAATTTTTTAGTTCCTAAATCGATCGATTCCACGCCGGTTGAGTCGGTCGGTGGAGCAATTGCCGTGGATGCCGCTCTCCTGCTGCTCTTCGGCATTCAACATTCGGTGATGGCCCGGGAGGGGTTCAAACGGGCATGGACCAAATTGGTGCCCTCGGCCATTGAACGGAGCACGTATGTGCTGGTTTCCAATCTGGCGGTCATGCTGCTGATGTGGCAGTGGCAATCGCTTCCGGCGACCGTTTGGAATGTGGAAGGGGCAGGGCGATATGTGTTGTGGGGATTGTTTGCCACCGGCTGGTTGTTAGTGCCGCTGGCCAGCTTGATGATCAGCCATTTCGATTTGTTCGGCTTGCGGCAAGTGTGGTTGCACTGGCGCGGCCAGGAGTACCAATCACTGCCGTTTCACACGCCCATGCTGTACCGATTTGTGCGGCACCCGTTGTATGTGGGCTGGTTCACGGCATTTTGGATGACGCCCACGATGAGCGCAGGGCATTTGCTATTCGCCGGCATTCTAAGCGCGTACATGGTGGCGGCTTCCCGAGTGGAAGAAAGGGACCTGGTGAACCATTTTGGCGGGCTGTACGAAGATTATCAGCAGACTGTGCCGGCGTTTGTGCCCAGATTTGGCCGGCGAGCGGTTTTAGCCTCGCCGGAAACGGGCGGCGTGAATTCGTCCCCCTGAACGCCAGGCAAATTCAATCCGAAGGGTAGGGGACTTCCTCGCCCGCGATTTCGCACAGCGCGTTTTGGGCGGCGTGCTGCTCGGCTTCCTTTTTGTTGCGGCCCCAGGCGGGCTGGTAACGCTGCGTTCCCACCTGCGCGGAAATTTTGAAGCACTTGCTGTGATCGGGCCCTTTTTCGTCCAGCAGCGTGTAAGTGGGCGTGGTGCCGAAATCGCGCTGGGCCAATTGCTGTAACAGCGATTTATAATTTCCACCCAATTCGCCGGCCACTGCCGCGGTAATTTCCGGGCCAATGAAGCGATAAATAAAATCGCGGGCCGCCGGATCGCCACCATCGAGATAAATGGCCGCGGTGAGCGATTCGAACACATCAGACAACAGCGAGGCCGGCACGCGGGGGCTGGTGGTCATGCCTTTGCCCAAGATCAGGAAATCGGCCAGCCCCAGCTCATCGCTGATTTTCGCGCATGTGCTGCGGCTGACGACAATCGATTTGATTTTTGTCAAATCGCCTTCCAGATAATCGGGGAACAAATGAAACAGGCGCTCGCAAACGACGAAGCCCAAAATGGCGTCGCCCAGAAATTCCATGCGCTCGTTCGACATGAGTCGGTGGAGCGCGCCCGAAGCGTGCGTTAGCGCGCTGGTTAGCAACAATTTATCGGTAAACGTGTAACCGATCCGCGCTTCACACTGCGCGAGGTGTTCCGGGGACAACTCCTCTGTCCCCACGGGAGCAGAGCGCTTAGTCATGCGTAAAGATACTCACAAGACGTCCAGTTGAACTGGCAGCCCGTGGAAAAAGGGGACGATGGGAATGACCGAGTTCCGTTGACCGATGACGAATGGAATTCGCCAACAAGTTTGAAACTGGCACGTGCCCGGCGCTGTCCCCCTTTTCAACGGACGGCGCGAAAAATGCCGCAACTCGATGTAAGTCTAGCTGCGACTTGGAGTTTTGTCAATATTTGCGGTTTATGACGAAGACAGTGAGGGGATTCGGAAAGGCGGGCACGACTGACACAGTCGCGCTATATGCGGGAATTCCGTGATTTCCGGCGGCGATTTATGTGGCATGGGAAACGGTCGAACTGTAATATTCGTCGCCTTCGGCAGAACGTGTCGAACCGCCGAAAACGTTCCGCCGTAATGGCTTGATAGAGGCGCCGCTCTTCTAATGCCCGCCGAGTGTTTCTCGTGGGTCGGCCGTCTCACACATCCCCTTTGAAATTCATTTGGTAACCAGGAGGAATGGTATGAAGGCACTTTTTTCGCGACGCGGTTGGTTGCTGACCGGCATCGCCGCAGTGGGACTGTCCGTTGGCTTGAGCTACGCTATCAAGCAGGATCAGGTATCGGGAGAAGATCATGCGCCGGCCGCATCGTATCCGGCGCCCGTAGATCATGTAAAAATTGCACAACAAGATTCTACGCCCACGAAAACTCCCGAAGACCTGAAGCACGACCCGGTCGTGGAGCATGCCAACGCATTATCGCGCGCTTTCCGTGAATCGGCCCACGTGGCCATGCCGAGCGTGGTCACCGTGTACTCGAAAGAATCTTCCAAGAAAGTGCGTGCGGAACGGGGCGAGCAACACAGCTTTAACTTCAACGGCGAAGATCCTTTCAAAGGCACGCCGTTTGAAGGCCGCTTCAAAGATATGCTTCCGAACGCGCCCGACGGCGGAAACTATAGCTTCCAAACCCCGCCCCGCGAAGGCATGGGCACGGGCGTCATTATTGACAAGAGCGGGATTATTTTGACAAATAACCACGTAGTGGAAGGGGCCGACACCGTGACGGTGCACTTCTCCGATGGCCGCGAGTACAAAGCGACCGAAGTGAAGACCGATCCGCACAGCGATTTGGCCGTGATCCGCATTAAGGCGGAAGGCGATTTGCCGGCGGCCCACTTGGGCAACAGCGACGATTTGGAAATTGGCGATTGGGTCATTGCCATCGGCAACCCGTTCGGCCAGGAAAAAACCGTCACGGCCGGCATTATCAGCGGAAAAGGTCGGCAATTAGGCTCCGGCCGCTCCGAGTACATTCAAACCGATGCCGCCATTAACCCGGGAAATTCCGGCGGACCGCTGGTGAATTTGACGGGCGAAGTGGTGGGCATTAACACGGCCATCGCTTCCAACAGCGGCGGCTACCAAGGCCTGGGCTTTGCCATTCCCATTAACCAAGCGAAGTGGGTGACCCAGCAATTGATTAAAGACGGTTCGGTCCATCGCGGCTACTTGGGCATTCAAATTGGCGAAGTGAGTAACGAGTTGGCCTCCAAGCTTTCGGTAAAGCCGGGTGAAGGCGCCCTGGTGGCCGATGTGTTCCCCAGCACGCCCGCTGCGGATGCCAAGTTGCAGGAGGAAGACATTATTACTAAGTTCGCCGGCCACGAAATCCACAGCCCGCACGAAGTGCAGGAATGGGTGGAACGCTCGCCGTTGAACACTCCGGAGCCGGTGGAAATTATCCGCGACGGCAAGCCGATGATGCTAAGCGTCACCGTTAAGCCCATGCCGGAAAAGTACGGGATGGAAGATCGTGAACCGGAGGAGCACTTCAAGAAGGCGCCGCCAGCTTCCGTGTACGAAGCGAATCAGCTTGGGCTTAGCGTTTCCGACATGAGCGCTGACGAAACCAACGACGCCTACAAGGGTTTTGAAGGCGTAGTGATTCGCAAAGTCGAGCCCGAT
This genomic window from Pirellulales bacterium contains:
- a CDS encoding prenyltransferase/squalene oxidase repeat-containing protein, coding for MMDPNFPQPGGQSSGQSQPDRSFSLLPPAALSGGAAPPRAGSPNGSGAHGVPAVAVQNNTNITINVAGRHTDLSQPSFANTSLGRIEPIQPSDDGSLTEALQDAPPWLGSLVIHMVLLIAMGLMVVTLKRKDTASIEASVYSESDQQGNQLLEDNREGLSTDTPDPTVDKTMWSPVELPPVSDPLALPPLASEFAPHGMFLGTNNNRPSDVPFGIALSGRERGMKQALIGKYGGNASTEEAVYRALEWLKRNQRPNGFWTLNGPYSDGGEAENKTTATALALLAFQGAGYTPQYNGDYKHDYKQVLKKGWDALLKMQANDGEFLIENSPYYHQMYSHAQATIALCELYGMTHDSIYRSAAEKAVSFCVKSQDAAGGWRYNPNSESDTSVTGWFVMALQSAKMAGLEVPSTTFANISRYLDSAQDETGGRYRYQPNGALNHAMCAEGLLCREYLGWKQDDPRLISGVENLSGQPINDMEINVYYWYYATQVMHHIGGTYWKRWNDVMRQYIPETQIKKGSEEGSWDPTGDRWGTQGGRLYVTCLRTFMLEVYYRHLPIYGDIYQTVKSEANTQQAQQKPDGKSDKNSPAETEQPKSEPPKSEN
- a CDS encoding Ldh family oxidoreductase, with the translated sequence MPNIPAEKLNLFAVALLEAGGVPREEAQGVGSSLVNANLMGHDSHGVMRIPYYLDGVTKGDVKPGAEFTIIKQTPSLVQAEGNWGFGQTQARRLMERLIELARTSGVAVGTLIHSGHIGRLGEYCEQAAAAGMVSQIMVNTHGVARRVAPPGGKAPRLGTNPIAIGVPHPDGALVMDFGTSATAEGKVRVKRIAGQPCPDGWLLDNEGRPTNDPHSLYGEPPGTIRPFGGDQPHKGFALGLMVEIFAGALSGGVCIREKPINQLGNCVFAMVVDPRHVGGGKHFADEVLELIKFVRDCPKIDGESEILLPGDPERKTAATRRKNGIPLDDGNWAALVKLAEILRVPLPQ
- a CDS encoding tRNA (cytidine(34)-2'-O)-methyltransferase; the encoded protein is MRRTLDATEPARYGRGMNYEPIMHVVLHQPEIPYNTGSVGRTCVAVGAKLWLVRPLGFRMDDYYLRRAGLDYWEHLECEIVDDWAALLARLGQESPGRQPWLFTKTAKQIYTDIKFQRGDILVFGGESCGLPRALLDAQRDRTVRIPIREQVRSLNLSNSVAIAAYEALRQWQ
- a CDS encoding glycoside hydrolase family 88 protein, which encodes MPDTRITKYTQALQFAERQVAALTEKHANFFPIYTVQGKWRHAGELWTDWTGGFLAGMMWQFHRRTGNPQWRARAEHYSKLLEQRQFDRKVHDLGFIFLNTYLPWYQLTHDARLNQVLIQAGRTLAMRFMEQGQYLQSFVAPESLFIDIMMNVPIIFYAAQETNDNNLFRVATAHCRTTRETIVRSDGSTAHEGIFDLQTGEFLRQTTHQGLRDDSAWARGLAWSLYGYSKVVALTSSSEFLEVAERNAAYWLSHLPADKVPYWDFNADLSQPAPWGAQKETSAGAIAASGLLDLANQTKSRERASDYRETALAMLDALCSPQYLASDTPGWEGILKHGVYHTKKNLGVDESVMWGEFFFVEALTKAVQANL
- a CDS encoding neutral zinc metallopeptidase, with amino-acid sequence MEWEGQRESENVEDDRASGGAGLFGTSMFGGSLPGGPMVFHGGLGSLIVIVVLCAVFHVNPMQLLQQGAPQNPGGFPGAGGGFQGANPLGQQQGGGVANDPAEDKLVSFVKVVLADTEDVWTAQFQKMGKQYRKPTLHLFRNSVDTACGFSSAAVGPFYCPEDEKVYLDLSFFDELQNRFHSPGNFAQAYVIAHEVGHHVQKLLGITDKVDALRQRSSEKQSNALSVRLELQADFLAGVWAHDIQQTKHVLDPGDIENALHAASAIGDDRLQKAARGYVVPDSFTHGTSAQRVKWFKKGFDTGDISQGDTFSAEDL
- a CDS encoding response regulator, producing the protein MSTQDCTEECTEKEDVCRILIVEDNDDAATFLKLAIEDRGHEVEHVRNGTEALVVAVTYRPHIVLVDICLPGLDGHYVSQKLRQSHADIFIIATTGQSRVEDLERSRAAGCDHHLVKPLDLAHVLALIENWKAHGGCHAGK
- a CDS encoding YoaK family protein, whose translation is MDTSPNSAQSSVPASAKTAPWVAAVLAMIAGYVDAYGFIRYRTYMSFMSGNTTQSGITTGQGDFFAAISTFTAIVLFVAGVFAGTLFVDPSTRRSQRPKFGLVAALLAVSIGVAQLASINQLVNIATLSFAMGVMNTTLSHFGAEAVNLTFVTGTLNKIGSHFALALKRAPLKDAQSVRDTHFRRAFLLAALWAAFLAGAVLAAAATPRFDVWILSLPLLILLALTAPARVPNG
- a CDS encoding TetR/AcrR family transcriptional regulator → MPSPTRKKLIEAAAKRFYRDGFRNVGIDQILSDVGISKTAFYKHFESKDDLMLAVLDDKDQWLRQTFADMVHQRGGESGESKLMALFDVVDFITAGDDFAGCIFVNAAMEFPLPHDPAHQAAARSKQSMEALIERIATEAGALQPRVLAQELCLIMEGVYVTKHVTRNPQAVHIARRIARQVIATHLPAASAAQ
- a CDS encoding isoprenylcysteine carboxylmethyltransferase family protein codes for the protein MKRGIYLAYGVGCYLMFFAVYAYMAGFVGNFLVPKSIDSTPVESVGGAIAVDAALLLLFGIQHSVMAREGFKRAWTKLVPSAIERSTYVLVSNLAVMLLMWQWQSLPATVWNVEGAGRYVLWGLFATGWLLVPLASLMISHFDLFGLRQVWLHWRGQEYQSLPFHTPMLYRFVRHPLYVGWFTAFWMTPTMSAGHLLFAGILSAYMVAASRVEERDLVNHFGGLYEDYQQTVPAFVPRFGRRAVLASPETGGVNSSP
- the rnc gene encoding ribonuclease III — protein: MTKRSAPVGTEELSPEHLAQCEARIGYTFTDKLLLTSALTHASGALHRLMSNERMEFLGDAILGFVVCERLFHLFPDYLEGDLTKIKSIVVSRSTCAKISDELGLADFLILGKGMTTSPRVPASLLSDVFESLTAAIYLDGGDPAARDFIYRFIGPEITAAVAGELGGNYKSLLQQLAQRDFGTTPTYTLLDEKGPDHSKCFKISAQVGTQRYQPAWGRNKKEAEQHAAQNALCEIAGEEVPYPSD
- a CDS encoding Do family serine endopeptidase — encoded protein: MKALFSRRGWLLTGIAAVGLSVGLSYAIKQDQVSGEDHAPAASYPAPVDHVKIAQQDSTPTKTPEDLKHDPVVEHANALSRAFRESAHVAMPSVVTVYSKESSKKVRAERGEQHSFNFNGEDPFKGTPFEGRFKDMLPNAPDGGNYSFQTPPREGMGTGVIIDKSGIILTNNHVVEGADTVTVHFSDGREYKATEVKTDPHSDLAVIRIKAEGDLPAAHLGNSDDLEIGDWVIAIGNPFGQEKTVTAGIISGKGRQLGSGRSEYIQTDAAINPGNSGGPLVNLTGEVVGINTAIASNSGGYQGLGFAIPINQAKWVTQQLIKDGSVHRGYLGIQIGEVSNELASKLSVKPGEGALVADVFPSTPAADAKLQEEDIITKFAGHEIHSPHEVQEWVERSPLNTPEPVEIIRDGKPMMLSVTVKPMPEKYGMEDREPEEHFKKAPPASVYEANQLGLSVSDMSADETNDAYKGFEGVVIRKVEPDSAAAEKGLQPGMLIRKVGKTAVHTAKEFEAAMKNENLKDGVLLQIRTERGNHLVVLEPQQ